A single Thermosynechococcus vestitus BP-1 DNA region contains:
- a CDS encoding DUF6930 domain-containing protein, which produces MRLPTATIRRLLNLPQVADIWVGGGRSLNSDNDEVFCAAWLDPKEQLVRTMEIRQFPPTPEQLMRLLVQAIESPHHPQAQPCRPHAIIVDDRELQFFLRGVVAPLDIQVEYQARVPLLDDFFELMAAEVTSDDPDLEGLPREYVPLYKRKIRELAQLDIWRRLNHVTPFKLHCSSWDCPTLFAVLVNPQGASRDFGLMLHRGEEALRNFWQQIDQEDPYLDEEDDDRLEETVLRNDCLFLNVSEVDEADLDNDLSFVLRGHAYTIEVGVVHPLEGIRHFYAPEEAEMVYVAIASLIKFWKKTKKQFEQEAYPELNLRFQIPSPCHCALSYQVQVATAPEMMPGIDEDTEESQSLCQIPIDTEAIPEEAYILFKRFPPKELGELQAAVAYHQRGEIPEEFKGYPVLTIQTKKSAAAAIAAKIAEEGGIHHLTVFPLSGPEQIVMLLAQTNANHLWLLDTFDAESGSLLLDWIKEVNDLDGACGLAVAYGVTGKTRRQPTLKQIVGLFETSLVFSFVDTQRPPTPQPIEISKP; this is translated from the coding sequence GTGAGGCTACCCACTGCAACCATCCGTCGTCTGTTGAATCTACCCCAAGTTGCCGACATTTGGGTGGGTGGCGGCCGCAGTCTCAACAGTGACAACGATGAGGTCTTCTGTGCCGCTTGGCTCGATCCCAAGGAGCAGCTGGTACGCACTATGGAGATCCGTCAGTTTCCACCCACCCCAGAGCAACTGATGCGGCTGTTAGTGCAGGCGATCGAATCTCCCCATCATCCCCAAGCTCAGCCCTGCCGTCCCCACGCCATCATCGTTGATGACCGTGAGTTGCAATTTTTCCTGCGCGGTGTGGTTGCTCCCCTGGACATCCAGGTGGAATATCAAGCCCGCGTTCCCCTTCTCGATGATTTTTTTGAATTGATGGCGGCGGAAGTCACCAGCGATGATCCAGATCTCGAGGGACTCCCCCGGGAATACGTTCCCCTCTATAAACGCAAAATTAGGGAATTGGCCCAGCTGGATATCTGGCGGCGCCTCAACCATGTTACTCCCTTTAAACTCCACTGCAGCTCTTGGGACTGCCCTACCCTTTTTGCGGTACTGGTGAATCCCCAAGGCGCGAGCCGTGACTTTGGTCTGATGCTCCACCGCGGGGAGGAGGCCCTGCGCAACTTTTGGCAGCAGATTGATCAAGAGGATCCCTACCTTGATGAAGAGGACGATGACCGCCTCGAGGAAACGGTTTTGCGCAACGATTGTCTCTTCTTAAATGTTTCCGAGGTTGATGAGGCGGATTTAGACAACGATCTCTCTTTTGTTTTGAGGGGGCATGCTTACACCATTGAAGTGGGGGTCGTCCATCCTTTGGAGGGGATACGTCACTTCTATGCCCCTGAAGAGGCTGAGATGGTCTATGTGGCGATCGCGAGTCTGATCAAATTCTGGAAAAAGACAAAGAAACAGTTTGAGCAGGAAGCGTACCCTGAACTGAATCTGAGGTTCCAGATTCCCTCACCCTGCCATTGCGCCCTTAGTTATCAGGTGCAAGTGGCAACAGCGCCAGAGATGATGCCGGGCATTGATGAGGACACTGAGGAGAGCCAATCACTGTGCCAGATTCCCATTGATACCGAAGCAATTCCTGAGGAGGCCTATATTCTCTTTAAGCGGTTTCCTCCTAAGGAGCTCGGGGAATTGCAAGCAGCGGTTGCTTACCATCAACGGGGAGAGATTCCCGAGGAGTTTAAGGGCTATCCTGTGTTGACGATTCAAACCAAAAAATCAGCGGCGGCGGCGATCGCCGCCAAAATTGCCGAGGAGGGTGGCATCCACCATCTGACAGTCTTTCCCCTCTCAGGCCCTGAGCAAATCGTCATGCTCCTGGCTCAAACCAACGCCAATCATCTGTGGCTTTTGGATACCTTTGACGCCGAAAGTGGTTCGCTGCTCCTCGACTGGATCAAGGAGGTCAATGACCTTGACGGCGCCTGTGGCCTCGCTGTGGCCTATGGCGTGACGGGCAAAACCCGGAGGCAGCCAACCCTCAAGCAAATCGTGGGACTCTTTGAAACGTCCCTTGTGTTTAGTTTTGTGGACACCCAGCGCCCGCCAACCCCTCAGCCCATTGAGATTTCTAAACCCTAG
- a CDS encoding ribonuclease catalytic domain-containing protein — MEKGTLIEFRVNNQRRLAVIDRPEGKKHWIAIDEHLQTHTIHPRQLTFTVPEERFRPQEIATFWQQVQPLLDADSLEVAWEIIREENRTITPADLAELLFSERSAVACYAAYYLLSEDRFYFKLKGETYEPRPAAQVAELKHQSEREAQRLAEEVSFREHLGQALRGEAVEWSASDRKRLEQLERYAIAIESSAQHQAAIDLLSELKRPTQPLGAFQLLVDLGLWSEHENLFLRRSQIDVEFSAKVLAVAHERLTSPPTDIDAPLRRDLTHLKVYTIDDESTQEIDDGLSLEVIGDRQKLWIHIADPTRWVMVDDLLDQEARRRATTVYLPTGMIPMFPTELATGPMSLVAGQTCCALSFGILLADSGEVLEYEICPSWIRPTYRLSYDDVDMILEQGVTGEADLLAIAQWGQRRSEWRRQRGAIRINIPEPNIKVAGEEVEISPLHDSPARQLVAEMMILAGEVAAHFGAREGIPLPFRCQSPPELPSEEELLQLPAGIVRDCAIRRCMPRSEMSTQPNPHASLGLDAYCQVTSPIRRYTDLLAHRQIKAHLRGETPPLTPEQLNEILLGLVSSLQESSLVERQTNRYWCLEYLRRHREEVWRGILLRWLRPEEGLGLVLLEDLAVELAMRFQRQAKLGECVLVRVSRVDPRSDQIWLEEVPAETSIPAETVA, encoded by the coding sequence GTGGAGAAAGGCACCCTCATTGAATTTCGGGTCAATAACCAGCGTCGCTTGGCGGTCATCGATCGCCCGGAAGGTAAAAAGCATTGGATTGCCATTGATGAGCATCTGCAAACCCATACCATTCATCCGCGCCAACTCACATTTACGGTGCCTGAGGAGCGGTTTCGCCCCCAAGAGATTGCCACATTTTGGCAGCAGGTGCAGCCCCTCCTGGATGCCGACAGTTTAGAAGTGGCTTGGGAGATTATCCGCGAGGAAAACCGCACTATTACACCAGCGGATCTAGCGGAGCTGCTTTTTTCGGAGCGATCAGCGGTGGCCTGCTATGCCGCCTACTATCTCCTCAGCGAGGATCGCTTCTATTTCAAGCTCAAGGGAGAAACCTACGAGCCTCGGCCAGCGGCTCAAGTGGCAGAACTCAAACATCAAAGCGAGCGGGAAGCCCAACGCCTGGCGGAGGAAGTCAGCTTTCGCGAACATTTAGGGCAAGCCCTGAGGGGCGAAGCCGTGGAGTGGTCTGCCAGCGATCGCAAGCGCCTGGAGCAGTTAGAACGCTATGCTATAGCCATTGAATCCAGTGCCCAGCACCAAGCTGCCATTGATCTCCTCAGTGAGTTAAAGCGTCCTACGCAACCCCTAGGGGCATTCCAACTGCTGGTGGATCTCGGCCTTTGGTCAGAGCACGAAAATCTCTTCCTGCGCCGTAGTCAAATTGACGTTGAATTTTCTGCCAAGGTACTTGCTGTGGCCCATGAACGCCTCACCTCACCCCCTACAGACATTGACGCTCCCCTGCGCCGCGATCTCACCCATCTCAAGGTCTATACCATTGACGACGAAAGCACCCAAGAAATTGATGATGGCCTTAGCCTAGAGGTCATTGGCGATCGCCAAAAGCTCTGGATTCACATTGCGGATCCCACCCGCTGGGTCATGGTGGATGATCTCTTGGATCAGGAGGCTCGCCGCCGCGCCACAACGGTCTATCTGCCGACGGGGATGATTCCCATGTTTCCCACGGAATTAGCCACCGGGCCGATGAGTTTAGTTGCGGGACAAACCTGTTGTGCCCTGAGTTTTGGCATTCTTTTGGCGGACAGTGGCGAGGTTTTAGAGTACGAAATTTGCCCCAGTTGGATTCGCCCGACCTATCGTCTTAGCTATGACGATGTGGACATGATTTTAGAGCAGGGGGTAACCGGGGAAGCAGATCTGCTGGCGATCGCCCAATGGGGACAGCGGCGCAGTGAGTGGCGACGGCAACGGGGAGCGATTCGCATCAATATCCCTGAACCCAACATTAAAGTGGCGGGTGAAGAGGTGGAAATCTCGCCCCTCCATGATTCACCCGCCCGCCAGCTAGTGGCAGAAATGATGATTCTTGCCGGTGAAGTGGCCGCCCATTTTGGCGCCCGTGAGGGCATTCCCCTGCCCTTTCGCTGTCAATCCCCCCCAGAACTGCCCTCAGAGGAGGAATTACTGCAACTACCCGCTGGCATAGTGCGCGACTGCGCCATTCGTCGCTGTATGCCCCGCAGTGAAATGAGTACCCAACCCAATCCCCATGCTAGCCTAGGCCTTGATGCCTACTGCCAAGTGACGTCCCCCATTCGCCGCTATACGGATCTGCTGGCGCACCGTCAGATTAAAGCCCACCTGCGGGGGGAAACCCCACCCCTCACACCCGAGCAACTGAATGAAATTCTACTGGGGCTGGTGTCTTCCCTTCAGGAGTCTTCCCTTGTGGAGCGGCAAACCAACCGCTATTGGTGCTTAGAGTATCTACGGCGGCATCGGGAAGAGGTGTGGCGGGGCATCTTACTGCGTTGGTTGCGTCCTGAGGAGGGGCTGGGGCTGGTTCTCTTGGAGGATTTGGCGGTGGAACTGGCGATGCGCTTTCAACGGCAGGCCAAGTTGGGAGAGTGTGTGCTGGTACGCGTCAGTCGTGTGGATCCCCGCAGTGATCAAATTTGGCTGGAGGAGGTGCCTGCCGAGACATCCATACCCGCAGAAACCGTTGCATGA
- a CDS encoding Holliday junction resolvase RuvX, with protein sequence MMAMGRTKYFLGFDPGQDKCGLALALGQEVVRHEVVASDRAIACVQEWHQAYPFEQVIIGNQTTSRRWQQQLQAALAVEIIPVDERHSTLEARDRYWQLFPPRGWQRLIPKGLRVPPRPIDDIVAIVLLERYCGYPLLLSQRQ encoded by the coding sequence ATGATGGCAATGGGTCGCACGAAGTATTTTTTGGGGTTTGATCCAGGACAGGACAAGTGTGGTCTAGCCCTTGCCCTTGGTCAAGAAGTGGTGCGCCATGAAGTGGTGGCCAGCGATCGCGCGATCGCCTGTGTGCAGGAGTGGCACCAAGCCTACCCATTTGAACAGGTGATTATAGGCAATCAAACCACCTCCCGCCGGTGGCAGCAGCAACTGCAAGCAGCTTTAGCGGTGGAAATTATTCCGGTGGATGAGCGCCATAGTACCTTAGAGGCCCGCGATCGCTATTGGCAACTCTTTCCGCCCCGCGGTTGGCAACGGCTCATTCCCAAGGGGTTGCGCGTGCCCCCCCGCCCCATTGACGACATTGTGGCGATTGTGTTGTTGGAACGCTACTGTGGCTATCCCCTGCTGCTCAGTCAGAGGCAATAA
- a CDS encoding YkgJ family cysteine cluster protein, with protein sequence MKKWQCMQGCGACCYLDLSDRPEVPTILNDEEFALYQSLIGADGWCIHFDPLSRRCRIYENRPRFCRVTPEVFEDLYGILPEELDEFAVQCCCEHISDRYGERSFELLRYEYLVGQSVDSPQGDPPPFH encoded by the coding sequence ATGAAAAAGTGGCAGTGTATGCAAGGGTGTGGGGCCTGCTGTTACCTTGACTTGAGCGATCGTCCAGAGGTGCCCACCATTCTCAATGACGAGGAATTTGCCCTCTACCAATCTCTCATTGGTGCCGATGGCTGGTGTATTCACTTTGACCCCCTGAGTCGCCGCTGTCGTATCTATGAGAATCGCCCCCGTTTTTGCCGCGTCACCCCAGAGGTTTTTGAGGACCTGTACGGCATCCTGCCCGAGGAACTGGATGAGTTTGCGGTTCAGTGTTGCTGTGAACACATTAGCGATCGCTACGGTGAGCGGAGTTTTGAACTGCTGCGCTATGAATATCTCGTCGGGCAGAGCGTAGATTCTCCCCAAGGGGATCCCCCACCTTTTCACTGA
- a CDS encoding ABC transporter ATP-binding protein: MLTLPKAGRSGRFRRLLAYLRPHQTKIWGGIAALFIVNLLGTYLPLLIGTAVDELQTKFDFQRVVFYALLLIGLASLMWLIRMASRLWIFGAGRLVEFDLKQRLFEHLLRLEPSYFAENTPGDLISRATSDVDNIRRLVGFALLSAANTVFAYGMTLPVMLAIHPGLSLGAIAVYPAVLFIVQTFSDRLRAEQLDVQQSLSELSDLIQEDMSGIALIKIYGQEANEQRQFQQLNQDLLRNNLVLAKTRNILFPLLGGMVSFSLLILLWFGSRMIAAHTIQVGDFIALLLYIERLIFPTALLGFTITTYQRGEVSIDRIEAILSVEPRIKDAPDAIALPRDRVQGHLCCQDLTFTYPNRSTPALNHLSFEIQAGEMVAIVGPIGCGKSTLASALPRLLEIAPNQIFLDGIDITRLRLADLRGAIAYVPQESFLFSTTIKNNIRYGEPDATELKVIAAASQAQIHKEVLNFPQQYETLVGERGITLSGGQRQRTALARALLVEAPILVLDDALASVDNQTASQILQALREQRRTRTVLFISHQLSAAATCDRILVMDKGRIVQQGTHNELVATAGLYQSLWEQYQLESSLA; encoded by the coding sequence ATGCTGACTCTTCCTAAAGCTGGCCGCTCTGGCCGTTTTCGTCGCCTGCTGGCCTATCTGCGTCCTCACCAAACAAAAATCTGGGGGGGCATTGCAGCGCTTTTCATTGTCAATCTCCTAGGGACCTATTTGCCCCTGTTGATCGGCACCGCCGTTGATGAGTTGCAGACCAAGTTTGACTTTCAACGGGTGGTGTTCTACGCCCTGCTGCTGATTGGGCTAGCCTCCTTAATGTGGCTGATTCGCATGGCCTCGCGCCTGTGGATCTTTGGTGCCGGACGATTGGTGGAATTTGACCTCAAGCAACGGCTGTTTGAGCATCTCCTGCGTTTAGAACCCAGTTACTTTGCGGAAAATACCCCTGGGGATCTCATTAGCCGCGCCACCAGTGATGTGGATAACATTCGGCGGCTAGTGGGCTTTGCTCTTTTAAGTGCTGCCAACACCGTCTTTGCCTACGGTATGACACTGCCGGTGATGCTGGCAATTCATCCGGGGTTGAGTTTAGGAGCGATCGCCGTCTATCCAGCCGTTCTCTTTATTGTCCAAACTTTTAGCGATCGCCTGCGGGCAGAGCAGCTAGATGTGCAACAAAGCCTCTCAGAACTCAGCGATCTCATCCAAGAGGACATGAGTGGCATTGCCCTCATTAAAATCTATGGCCAAGAAGCCAACGAGCAGCGCCAATTTCAGCAGTTAAATCAAGACCTACTCCGCAATAACTTGGTACTGGCCAAAACCCGCAACATTCTCTTTCCGCTCTTGGGGGGGATGGTCAGCTTTAGTCTATTGATTTTACTGTGGTTTGGCAGCCGCATGATTGCTGCTCATACAATTCAAGTGGGGGATTTTATTGCCCTGTTGCTGTACATTGAGCGGCTAATTTTTCCGACGGCCCTTTTGGGCTTTACAATTACTACCTACCAACGGGGGGAGGTGAGCATTGACCGTATTGAAGCGATTTTGAGTGTCGAACCGCGCATCAAGGATGCCCCCGATGCCATTGCCCTCCCCCGCGATCGCGTTCAGGGACACCTGTGTTGTCAGGACTTGACCTTTACCTACCCAAATCGCAGCACTCCCGCTCTCAATCACCTCAGTTTTGAAATTCAAGCGGGGGAAATGGTGGCGATCGTTGGCCCCATTGGCTGTGGCAAATCCACGTTGGCCAGTGCCCTACCTCGTTTGCTGGAGATTGCTCCCAATCAAATTTTCCTTGATGGCATTGACATTACACGGTTGCGCCTTGCCGATCTGCGGGGAGCGATCGCCTACGTGCCCCAAGAAAGCTTTCTCTTTAGCACCACCATCAAAAACAACATTCGCTACGGCGAACCTGACGCCACAGAACTCAAGGTCATTGCTGCTGCCAGCCAAGCCCAAATTCACAAGGAAGTTCTCAACTTTCCCCAGCAGTACGAAACCCTTGTGGGGGAGCGGGGCATCACCCTCTCTGGGGGACAGCGACAACGAACCGCTTTGGCCCGTGCCCTGCTGGTAGAAGCGCCCATCCTGGTTTTAGATGACGCCCTTGCCAGTGTTGATAACCAAACTGCCAGCCAAATTTTGCAGGCACTACGGGAGCAACGGCGCACGCGTACAGTGCTGTTTATTTCCCATCAACTATCGGCAGCAGCAACCTGCGATCGCATTCTTGTCATGGATAAAGGGCGGATTGTTCAACAGGG